The Rissa tridactyla isolate bRisTri1 chromosome 1, bRisTri1.patW.cur.20221130, whole genome shotgun sequence DNA segment CTCTGCTCAGTCCCCGGGCAACGGTGCTGCCCGCCCGCCCAGGCCATCGATGCGCTCGGCAATCCCGCACCCCGCCTTCTCCCCCGCCCCGCGGGTGCCACGTTGGATGCGCTCGGCGCTCGTCTAGCTGCCCCTGCTCGCGGCGCCGGGCGGGTGTCCCTTGTCCCCCTCTCCAAGATGGCGGCCGCGGGCTtcggcggcgcggcgggaagcggcggcgCGGAGTGAGGCGGCCGCGGCACCTCCCCGTTCTGCGGCTGCGGCTCGGTGGGCCCTGTCGCCGCTGGGTGGCCCCGCCACCGGGGGTACGCTCGAGCCTGCAGCAGGGGCGGAGCCGCGGGCTTGGAGTGAGGCCGGAGCCCGCTCGGGTGAGAGGGCAcgcgggcggcagcggggcggccgAAGGCGCTTCAAACGGAGGTGGCGGGCGGGCGGTGGTGGGGCCCCAAGTCCTGAGGGTGTTGACGCGCAtgcgcggggctgggccgcggGGTGCCCTGGGGGGCGCGAGAGGGGCCCGACCTGACCTGACCTCGGGTCCGTGTCTGAGGAGGAGCCGGTGCCGACGTTTGGCCCCTCCGCCGCGCTCGGAAGGCCCTCCCGCCCCCTCCGGTCCCGCCAGGTCGCTGGAAATGGGGCAAGGGAGCCTGGCttgagccgccgccgcccctcggcTTTCACCCGCCGCGGTCTGTCGCCAGTGGGGTGTGCAGCCTCCCGTGGGGGACCGGAGAACCACGGAGGTCCCTGTGGaggccggggtgggggctgcagaAGAGCAGCGCTTGGGCTTGGTCCCGCAAGCGTGTGCGTTAAGGAACGGGAGGCGCGGAGGGAGAGCTTCTCCCCTGAACTTGTGCGATTACTGCTGAAACCGAAGAATTTGAAGCAGGGGAACCTAATTAGGATTTACAGGATGAGACCAGTTAAGGATGTGTTTTGTATCTGCAGGGTTAGAGGTCTAGGTTTTAAGCCCCTTTGGGTGTTATCTACCAACCTTTATACCTGCTAAGCACATAAAATTAAATAAGAGACTAAAAGGTATATGTATAGCTATAAAGAAATCTTAGTTTCTCCAAGTCATCTGTTCATGAATGACTGTCTTCAGCTTTGTTTTGCTGAGCAGTGTCTAGCTTAGGCCCTTGTCCTCTTGAGCACAGTGCTTTAGTATCATGTGTGTTCCCACTGAAGTCCATATGACAGCTCAATATCATGAAATGTTGACAAGATCTGGTTCAAGATTGTGAGCCCACAAGTGGCAAGATGCTCTTTTCTCTTGCAAAGTGCAGCGCTCTATTGCCTATACATATGCAGTGGTCTTGTGTGTATACATAAATTCTGCCTACAAATTGCTGTGCCTGCTATCAACAGTGTATAGTAGTCAGAATACTGGCTTAAAGCATTTTGTGGCAGACAGTTTCccaaaacctgaagaaataaCATGTATTCTTGTGAATTTAAACAGAAACATCTCCTGTGTACCTGCAAACTTGATTTAGTTGGACCTTTGTTGTTTCACTTAAGTTACCACTATAGGATGCATATGTTGTACATTCTCAGCCTCAGCCAATTATTTATAAAATCAAGGTATGTGCAGGGATGTACAAGCACAAGTTCCCTGCTCCCAAGGCACTCAAATGTAACTTCAGTGTGGCAAGATTACTGTGACAGCTAGAATGAACAAGCTGCATGGTCTTTGTCGTTGAATGCTTACAcatgtgtgcacatacacacaaacatacaaaaTCAGTTAGGTGCAATTGGTTTAGTTGCTTATGAGCAGAGGGTTGATCTTTTAATGTTAAGCTGGTTACtgactgaagaagaaaagctgattACTCTGAGAGAACCAGAATGCAGCTATTCCATAAGGGCTCAGTCCTGCCCTATACCAGTAACTGTGGAACAGAATGACTCAGTCAGAGGAAGCCCGAaactgggggctggcaggggttgGGGTGCTACAGAAGGCCTAGTGAAAAGGAGTTCTTTCTTGCATTCCCTCTCCCAGGCTGGGCATTCAGAATGGCTGCAGTGGTAGTGTTGGGAAACGCATCAGAAGGATGCACACCTTCACTACAAAATGTGCAATCCTTTAGTTAAAAAgatttgaaattattcttttgtAGTGCAATGATTTCTGCCtgattccttctttttccttcacttcatCTGAGATTCAAGGGTTTGAAATCTCTCTTTAAACATCCCGATCTTTGCTACAGTGGCTCCTGACAAAAAATGGCTTTGACACAAGCTTGGGTGCGGTTTTGTGTGTTATGAAAATCAAACTTATCTGTCTTCTCACCCGCTttctatttttgtaaataaattgcTTCAGCAATTTGGAGATTTTACAAGGGAAGAGGTGGTCCtttatatctttaaaataatagAAGAACAACttccaatttaatttaaaaaaaatattctgtcgaggctgaagagtgAGCGTGAACCAACCAGAAGGTAGactgctttcctttcccactgTCTTCCAGAGAATCTTCACTTGGTTCAGAGGAAGTATCCCATTTTACATCGTGATTCTTCTTTATGGGAGGGttattttcattctctgtttCTCAGACCTTTTCCTGTAGATGGGAACGGGGGAAGGAGCCCAGACGTGGCAACACATTCTCAGGCTCCTGCAGGACCACCATGGCTTATGATGACTCCAAGAAGAAAGAAGGTATGACTGCTTCATAATCTCAGAGggagttgccaaaaaaaaaaaaaaaaaaaaagggtaccctctgcagcctttgccaggccaTGCAGTCAGAGTGGGAAAGGAAGCTAGTGTGCTGTGGAGCCCTTAAATTTAACCTGGCCAAGTTGCTGGAGGATCCCAAGCCCTTGACTTCCATGTGTAAAGTACTGGGATTAGAATTTGAGAGAAACGGGTGGTATTTCCTAACATAAACACCTTGATTGGTAACTCTGCCACTGCagcctttcttctccctgccaggtCAATGGAATGGGAAACCAGGGGTGAGGTTATATTTAGTCATGGTAACGTTTCTAGGCCCAGTTGTctttaggaagaaataaatatacaAGGGTTAGAAATGAGATCTTGAGTGATTGTATTACAGCATTAGAGCACTGAGCCCCATCACTGTGATTGGAGAGTAcagattgttattttttatgCCCCTGTGCTTGTTGGGTTTTGTGCATCACTCTGTGCCAGTGTCCACTGTTGTCTTGTTTTGTGCATAGTCCGCATTTCTGTCATTCCTTAATGAggtatttcatttcttcctttttcccatttCACATAAATCTTAGAGTTCCTAGAGAGTGACCGAAGTGTTGATGACGTGGGGCTGGCAACTGGCAGGATACAGCGAGAGAAAAAGCGCTCTTACAAGGATCTGCTGCAAGAGGAAGACGAGATAGCAACTCAGGTCAGGAAGCCCTCAGAGAAAAGGTGGAAGGTATAAGGATATGTGTAAAGCTAGTGATGGAATTGGATCAATGGGTTTCTTGCTCTTTTTTATATAGAAATGCATGTAGAAGACAGCAAGAGCAGCTAATCGTGTCCTATACTGTTCAGTAACtttcctggggaaaaggagggggtCGGTCCCAACTGCAActgattctgatttttctggcCTCAGAAAATAGGGTAGTAGGATGCTGTCATAGTCTTGATGTAGAACCTTGCACGTCATAAGATAGCATGAATAACTTTTTACGCACAcactcaaagggaaaaaaaagatttttggaatTTATGGTTGTATAAATAGCCAGCAAAGGATGAATATAATGTTAACTGATGCACTGTTGTCTTCCTGATTCTGCAGACAGCCCGAAACGATAGCTCTTGAGAGGTATGAACTTGCCCTATTCACCTCTTTGGGGCCTTAACTCTGAAATCACATAGTGACAACTTAAGTTTCTTTAAAGCTTTCCTCTTTGAGCTAAAATTTCTGCTGTTAGCTCAAAGGTGAATcttgtgattattatttttttttaatctggaaaagaagttctagtttaaaatgaaaatcttctATCGTGCAGATGGGATTCTGTAGAGGAGCTTCATTTTCAGACCATAAATTGGTCAAGAGACAAATAATAATTAGATGACATGACATATTAAGGACAATTTTTTCGCCCATCATTTTAATTGTCACCTCTCTGTACCTCCTTTcacttcttttatctttttcagcATATTAAACATGAACTGCTCACCTTCATTTTCAAGGCTTGACAGCCTATGTATGCATGCTTAGTTATTTCTTAGCTTTATTAAGAGGTAGATGTCTGTCTTTTACAAACTCATCAGCTGATCTCCAAGTGCTGGCTTTCATTGCCCATTTCTTAACACTTTCAAATGtgctttttcaagttttcttgTGTATTGCTCCTCTCACTTGGGGGGAGCTCCCTGTAGAGATCTGTCTTTCAATTTCCTTGTAGCCCTGTTGTGCTGCAGTGCCTACAGAAAGCTTGATGCCAGTTAGGTGGCTGATGTGCTGAAACCAATCCTGACTAATACCATCTTTTGTGTTATCCCACCTATCTGTACCATGCTTTTTGTCTCTTACCTTAAACCTACACTGTGGGCTCTTGGGGACAAAGTATGTTTCCTTTGCTTGTTTCAGCACCTAGAATAACTATCCTGGTTCATACCTAGAGTTCCTTGATGTTACACTAATACAAATAACTCTTGATATCTCCTACAAATTATTATCTATGTCAGTAGCCTATGTGAATCTCATATTATTTCCTTCTTGTTTGTcagcaatgtttttcttcttattctaGGACAGTGAGCTTTTTCCGGGGACAGAACCtcacaaaaagaagagaaagcactCCTCCGATGAGTTCTGCTACAGAGGTGAGATAATAATCAAGCAGGTCAGGGGCCCAGCAGATCATGACTTTGATGAAACGATGCTGTTAAACCAGTGTCATCAAGCTTTGTGGTTAGCACTTTATAGAGGGAGAGTACATCAACCTGTCTTAGGACATGTAATAACAAACCTGACACTGATCAGCACCAGACAGCAGAAGATTAGAGAATGATATTTTCAGAGTCTAGTTTAACAAGTTGCCATCGTTGAGGGTAGAGATCTTCCACCCCCTTGTCATTGACAAGTTGTAGTTTTCTAATCTATGCCTTCCCTTCtggcatttgcatttcttttttccctattgcATTACAAACTGTAATTTTACTTGCAGATAGTATTACTTTCTCTGAAATTCTAAAAATAGAATGCATCAggttgaaaaataaatgttttggggTTCAGTTTAAATATAGAAACATTATTCTCACAATTAGTAAGCAGGCCAGAAATTGACAATTCTGTTCATAAAAGCTTAACAGGTTTAAGATTTATTTCTGGCCCAATGAAAAGGGAAAGCTAAGCTGAAATTTCATCAAAATCTATTTTCAGAATGAAGAAGCTTGTGTTTTCAGTTCGTTGGTCTCACGTTGGCTAAAATTGTCACAAAAAACTTGTAATTTCAGGCTCAGTAAGATACATTTCCGTCAAAATGTGTTATTTCACAATAGGTTACAGAGTTTGACAAAACTTCAAGAGCTTTCCTACTCTGTCTTCCTGCCTTAAATTGTTTGATCAGCTCAGGTGTTACCAGTAAGGCTGTGCTGAGCTGGCTACAAGCTTCACAGATCTTCTGTCTAATCCAGGTTGTAAATCTGTTAGCTGTAATCATAAATCTTACGGGATTCCCACTTCACTTCTTTGGGCTAATGTAATTCCGTCTTTAATGGGATCACCTTGATGTACATTTATCTTGATCTTTTTCAGGTGTTTCGCCTTTGGATCTACcatcaaagaagaagaaaaaagcagtttcTAGCCCATCCTCAGCTGATACAACCATGGATTTACTCAAGGCTATCACCTCACCTTTGGCCACAAGCTCAAAGTCTTCAAAGAAGATGTCTGAAAAATCATCTCACTCTTCCTCAGGCCATTCCGAAAGCAAAAAGGAGCACCACAAGAAGAAGCTgagtgggagcagtggggagcACTCGGTGGATGATGGCAGCTTCCACAAATCTAAAAAAATGAAACCTCTCTATGTCAACACAGAGACACTTACTCTTCGTGAACCTGATGGCTTGAAGATGAAGCTCATTCTTTCACCGAAAGAGAAAAGTAGTGCGGCAGATGATGATTCTTTCTCCTACTCTTCAGCACCAGCAGCTGCAAAGAAATCTTCAAAGAAATCAGCTCGAGATGAGCAAGGCTCATTCCTGCTGGGTCATGAACTACAGAGCTTCCTGAAGTCATCCCGGAAGAAGCACAAACCACCTTCAGACTCGCATCCACCTTCTGAGAGTTTTGGTGCTGACTCCTCCCTTTTTTCAGAGAGCCATGGGAGCGAGTATGAAATTTCAGGTATGGATGCACCACCAGAATCTGGTTCCTCTTCTGGTGGGGAGTTGGAGGCTGGAGAGCTAGTGATAGATGACTCCTACCGGGAaatcaagaagaagaagaagtcaaaaaaaagtaagaagaagaaagacaaggagaaaCACAGAGAGAAGAAGCACTCTAAGTCTAAAAAGAGTTCTGGGCACGCTCCCGTGACAGTAGCGGAAGTAACAGtgtcaccaccacctcctcccagtACCCCCTATGttcttcctccacctccttctgctgtttttcactcAGATGGTCAaggtgagaagaggaggaaaaaagaagacaaggagaaggacaaagctgagaaatgggaaaaggaaagagaaaaggaaaaggaaagagaaagagaaaaggaaaaggaaagagaaagagaaaaggaaagagaaaaggaaagagaaagagaaaaggaaagagaaagagaaaaagaaaaagaaaaagaaaaggaaagagaaagagaaaaggaaagagaaaaagaaaaagaaaaggaaagagaaagagaaaaggaaagagaaagagaaagagaaaaggaaagagaaagagaaaaagtaaggaaaaactgGAGGGAAAATAGAAATTGGGTGATGGGTAATGGTGAATTAGGCACTCCATTACAAAGGCATGTTAAATTGAAACAGAAAGATAACTAATACCAGGATCGATGGTTTCCCTGAAGCATGTTTGGAAAAATGTGTCAGCCACTGTGATTTCTGTTTGTAGCAGAAGGAATATATATCATTCTGGTTTTGTGGCACATGCAATCTTTAGCTGATAGAGGTTCTTTGAAAAGATTATACTTAATTTGCTTGATACAGGTTATATACCAAGCACAACTGCATCATTTTCTAAGGTAACCAGTTCTAGCTATCACCAGACGGACTTTTGGACTAGTGATCTGGTCCATCATTCCAGTGTCTGTAAAAAGGAATCAAGCTCTAACCTGAAAAGTGAAGATATTTACTCATTTACTCATTTCAAATGAAATTCTAATTCTTACAGCCAGTTTTGTCCTGTACTCATAAATTCAGTTTTCCATGGTTAATGTATAAAAATATGAATAGGAGAAATTGTTGCTAGCATATGAATGAGTTTACAGGTGATGTAACTGTTGCTGTGTAAGTATATAAATGGGGAAAAGCAGTTTCTGTGTGTTCAGATAGATAAGAGTGGGTTTGTGTTAGGAAATGGACAGACGTAGCCCAAACTTGTTCAGCCATTATTCTGTTCTATTGGGTAAGTTTTCTCCAATCATAGCACGGCAACTGTTTATGCCTCTGCTGTCAATGTATTTATACTGTCTGTTTTCCTGCCaatttgaagtgttttgtaaGGATGCAAGGAGTGGAACAAAACATTATGATGAGGACTCAATTGTTTTGACAGATCTATAATAGGTACTGTCAATGCTATGAcagataactttttaaaaaatattttaagttttaaaactgaaatatataACAGAGGTGTATGTTGATCCTGGATTTAGAATAGCAGGTTGTTGTAACTTACGAATGAAATGTATTGATAGAGTTATTGCAAGATAAGCCTTATACTAAGACTGGTTCGGGCTGGTTCCTGTGTTTTCATAAACGCTAAATTCAGCCAGAACatgtaaaatactgttttttagGTTCCTGATCTAAGCACTACATCTTTCTTTAAGTCTTCAATAAATGCCAAATTCTTATTACATTCGAGTAGGTCTCATCGTAATTACaaatctttgtttccttttcttcttctgactagccaaagaagaaaaacatgtctGCCTATCAAGTGTTCTGTAAGGAATATCGTACAACTATTGTGTCTGAGCACCCTGGAATAGGTGAGAGTACTCTGACCTTCTCTTCACTTGATTATACACCAGTTGGATTAATTATCAGAACACATTGTCTCCGTTTCACACCAACCGCTTAATTTTGACAGAATGCAAAGAATCTGCCAATTTTCTTTGAGTAAGAGGTGGCAAAGGGGACAAGAGTAGATTTCACGATTTGATTTCATTGCCTTTTAACCAAGCT contains these protein-coding regions:
- the HMGXB4 gene encoding HMG domain-containing protein 4 isoform X3 yields the protein MAYDDSKKKEEFLESDRSVDDVGLATGRIQREKKRSYKDLLQEEDEIATQVRKPSEKRWKDSELFPGTEPHKKKRKHSSDEFCYRGVSPLDLPSKKKKKAVSSPSSADTTMDLLKAITSPLATSSKSSKKMSEKSSHSSSGHSESKKEHHKKKLSGSSGEHSVDDGSFHKSKKMKPLYVNTETLTLREPDGLKMKLILSPKEKSSAADDDSFSYSSAPAAAKKSSKKSARDEQGSFLLGHELQSFLKSSRKKHKPPSDSHPPSESFGADSSLFSESHGSEYEISGMDAPPESGSSSGGELEAGELVIDDSYREIKKKKKSKKSKKKKDKEKHREKKHSKSKKSSGHAPVTVAEVTVSPPPPPSTPYVLPPPPSAVFHSDGQGEKRRKKEDKEKDKAEKWEKEREKEKEREREKEKEREREKEREKEREREKEREREKEREREKPKKKNMSAYQVFCKEYRTTIVSEHPGIDFGELSKKLAEVWKQLPEKDKLIWKQKAQYLQHKQNKAEATTVKRKASSSDGAPKIKASPTGVISPHKKSPTSTVVVSSSPAKLPETDPIDVAAHLQLLGESLSLIGHRLQETEGMVAVSGSLSVLLDSIICALGPLACLTTQLPELNGCPKHVLSNTLDNIAYIMPGL
- the HMGXB4 gene encoding HMG domain-containing protein 4 isoform X2, whose amino-acid sequence is MAYDDSKKKEEFLESDRSVDDVGLATGRIQREKKRSYKDLLQEEDEIATQDSELFPGTEPHKKKRKHSSDEFCYRGVSPLDLPSKKKKKAVSSPSSADTTMDLLKAITSPLATSSKSSKKMSEKSSHSSSGHSESKKEHHKKKLSGSSGEHSVDDGSFHKSKKMKPLYVNTETLTLREPDGLKMKLILSPKEKSSAADDDSFSYSSAPAAAKKSSKKSARDEQGSFLLGHELQSFLKSSRKKHKPPSDSHPPSESFGADSSLFSESHGSEYEISGMDAPPESGSSSGGELEAGELVIDDSYREIKKKKKSKKSKKKKDKEKHREKKHSKSKKSSGHAPVTVAEVTVSPPPPPSTPYVLPPPPSAVFHSDGQGEKRRKKEDKEKDKAEKWEKEREKEKEREREKEKEREREKEREKEREREKEREREKEKEKEKEREREKEREKEKEKEREREKEREREREKEREREKPKKKNMSAYQVFCKEYRTTIVSEHPGIDFGELSKKLAEVWKQLPEKDKLIWKQKAQYLQHKQNKAEATTVKRKASSSDGAPKIKASPTGVISPHKKSPTSTVVVSSSPAKLPETDPIDVAAHLQLLGESLSLIGHRLQETEGMVAVSGSLSVLLDSIICALGPLACLTTQLPELNGCPKHVLSNTLDNIAYIMPGL
- the HMGXB4 gene encoding HMG domain-containing protein 4 isoform X1 — encoded protein: MAYDDSKKKEEFLESDRSVDDVGLATGRIQREKKRSYKDLLQEEDEIATQVRKPSEKRWKDSELFPGTEPHKKKRKHSSDEFCYRGVSPLDLPSKKKKKAVSSPSSADTTMDLLKAITSPLATSSKSSKKMSEKSSHSSSGHSESKKEHHKKKLSGSSGEHSVDDGSFHKSKKMKPLYVNTETLTLREPDGLKMKLILSPKEKSSAADDDSFSYSSAPAAAKKSSKKSARDEQGSFLLGHELQSFLKSSRKKHKPPSDSHPPSESFGADSSLFSESHGSEYEISGMDAPPESGSSSGGELEAGELVIDDSYREIKKKKKSKKSKKKKDKEKHREKKHSKSKKSSGHAPVTVAEVTVSPPPPPSTPYVLPPPPSAVFHSDGQGEKRRKKEDKEKDKAEKWEKEREKEKEREREKEKEREREKEREKEREREKEREREKEKEKEKEREREKEREKEKEKEREREKEREREREKEREREKPKKKNMSAYQVFCKEYRTTIVSEHPGIDFGELSKKLAEVWKQLPEKDKLIWKQKAQYLQHKQNKAEATTVKRKASSSDGAPKIKASPTGVISPHKKSPTSTVVVSSSPAKLPETDPIDVAAHLQLLGESLSLIGHRLQETEGMVAVSGSLSVLLDSIICALGPLACLTTQLPELNGCPKHVLSNTLDNIAYIMPGL
- the HMGXB4 gene encoding HMG domain-containing protein 4 isoform X4, with protein sequence MAYDDSKKKEEFLESDRSVDDVGLATGRIQREKKRSYKDLLQEEDEIATQVRKPSEKRWKDSELFPGTEPHKKKRKHSSDEFCYRGVSPLDLPSKKKKKAVSSPSSADTTMDLLKAITSPLATSSKSSKKMSEKSSHSSSGHSESKKEHHKKKLSGSSGEHSVDDGSFHKSKKMKPLYVNTETLTLREPDGLKMKLILSPKEKSSAADDDSFSYSSAPAAAKKSSKKSARDEQGSFLLGHELQSFLKSSRKKHKPPSDSHPPSESFGADSSLFSESHGSEYEISGMDAPPESGSSSGGELEAGELVIDDSYREIKKKKKSKKSKKKKDKEKHREKKHSKSKKSSGHAPVTVAEVTVSPPPPPSTPYVLPPPPSAVFHSDGQGEKRRKKEDKEKDKAEKWEKEREKEKEREREKEKEREREKEREKEREREKEREREKPKKKNMSAYQVFCKEYRTTIVSEHPGIDFGELSKKLAEVWKQLPEKDKLIWKQKAQYLQHKQNKAEATTVKRKASSSDGAPKIKASPTGVISPHKKSPTSTVVVSSSPAKLPETDPIDVAAHLQLLGESLSLIGHRLQETEGMVAVSGSLSVLLDSIICALGPLACLTTQLPELNGCPKHVLSNTLDNIAYIMPGL
- the HMGXB4 gene encoding HMG domain-containing protein 4 isoform X5 — translated: MMTPRRKKDSELFPGTEPHKKKRKHSSDEFCYRGVSPLDLPSKKKKKAVSSPSSADTTMDLLKAITSPLATSSKSSKKMSEKSSHSSSGHSESKKEHHKKKLSGSSGEHSVDDGSFHKSKKMKPLYVNTETLTLREPDGLKMKLILSPKEKSSAADDDSFSYSSAPAAAKKSSKKSARDEQGSFLLGHELQSFLKSSRKKHKPPSDSHPPSESFGADSSLFSESHGSEYEISGMDAPPESGSSSGGELEAGELVIDDSYREIKKKKKSKKSKKKKDKEKHREKKHSKSKKSSGHAPVTVAEVTVSPPPPPSTPYVLPPPPSAVFHSDGQGEKRRKKEDKEKDKAEKWEKEREKEKEREREKEKEREREKEREKEREREKEREREKEKEKEKEREREKEREKEKEKEREREKEREREREKEREREKPKKKNMSAYQVFCKEYRTTIVSEHPGIDFGELSKKLAEVWKQLPEKDKLIWKQKAQYLQHKQNKAEATTVKRKASSSDGAPKIKASPTGVISPHKKSPTSTVVVSSSPAKLPETDPIDVAAHLQLLGESLSLIGHRLQETEGMVAVSGSLSVLLDSIICALGPLACLTTQLPELNGCPKHVLSNTLDNIAYIMPGL
- the HMGXB4 gene encoding HMG domain-containing protein 4 isoform X6; the protein is MDLLKAITSPLATSSKSSKKMSEKSSHSSSGHSESKKEHHKKKLSGSSGEHSVDDGSFHKSKKMKPLYVNTETLTLREPDGLKMKLILSPKEKSSAADDDSFSYSSAPAAAKKSSKKSARDEQGSFLLGHELQSFLKSSRKKHKPPSDSHPPSESFGADSSLFSESHGSEYEISGMDAPPESGSSSGGELEAGELVIDDSYREIKKKKKSKKSKKKKDKEKHREKKHSKSKKSSGHAPVTVAEVTVSPPPPPSTPYVLPPPPSAVFHSDGQGEKRRKKEDKEKDKAEKWEKEREKEKEREREKEKEREREKEREKEREREKEREREKEKEKEKEREREKEREKEKEKEREREKEREREREKEREREKPKKKNMSAYQVFCKEYRTTIVSEHPGIDFGELSKKLAEVWKQLPEKDKLIWKQKAQYLQHKQNKAEATTVKRKASSSDGAPKIKASPTGVISPHKKSPTSTVVVSSSPAKLPETDPIDVAAHLQLLGESLSLIGHRLQETEGMVAVSGSLSVLLDSIICALGPLACLTTQLPELNGCPKHVLSNTLDNIAYIMPGL